CCATTTATACTGACAAGCTCGACGGTGACATCGCCCGCGCGCGCGGCCTCATCACCAGTTTTGGCAAGATTGCCGACCCGATCGCCGACAAGCTGCTGATCGGCTCCGCCTTGATCATGCTCTCGGCGGTGGGGGAGCTGTGGTGGTGGGTCACCATCGTCATGCTCGTGCGTGAAGTGGGGATCACCCTGCTGCGATTTGTCGTCATCCGCTACGGCGTCATGGCGGCGTCCAAGGGCGGCAAGCTGAAGACGGTGCTGCAGACGCTGGCGATCTTTGTCTATCTGCTGCCCGTCACCCCAGCTA
This genomic interval from Arthrobacter sp. PAMC 25486 contains the following:
- the pgsA gene encoding CDP-diacylglycerol--glycerol-3-phosphate 3-phosphatidyltransferase; this encodes MTEPVAPRPSNWNLPNALTLLRIVLVPFFVWAFVADDGAYGALRWLAVVLFVVAIYTDKLDGDIARARGLITSFGKIADPIADKLLIGSALIMLSAVGELWWWVTIVMLVREVGITLLRFVVIRYGVMAASKGGKLKTVLQTLAIFVYLLPVTPAISWLSVVALVIMLIALAVTVVTGGDYLVKAWQLRTAGRARR